In the genome of Microbacterium paraoxydans, the window CCCGCGTCGCGAGGTCGAGCTCGTAGACCGTGCCTGGGGTGACGAACGACGTGTAGCCGAGACGCAGGAAGGGGGAGTGCCACTCGGGGTTGCCGCTGACGCCCGCCGAGTAGAGGGGCTCGTCGAACCGCAGCTCCTCCACGGCGTCCGTCGCGTAGTCGAGGAGCCCGACCCGTTCGAGGCCCTCGCTGCGGTACTCGACCGTGGCGAAGTCGCGGAACGCGTCCACCCCGAGCAGTCGTCGTCCCGGCTGATGCGCGACGACGACGCGGCGCTCGCCCTGCGGGTCGTCCGCCGCCACGGAGACGAGCTCGAAGTCGAGGGCGTCGTCGTTGTGCAGGATGAGCAGGCGGTCCTCGCCGTCCACGACCGCGTGCTCGAGCGAGTACTCCACGCCCTCCCGCCGCGGCCACACCGTGCGCGGCTCCGCGGTGATGTCGCCCGCGAGGTCGACGAGGTACTCCTCGCTCGTGATGCTGGACCCCACGCCGATCACGAGGTAGCGACGGCTGCGCGTGATCCCGGCGCCGAGCCAGAACTTCTCGTCGGGCTCGTGGAACAGCGTGATGTCGTCCGACACCGGGGTCCCGAGCCGGTGCAGCCACAGAGTGTCCGGACGCCAGGCGTCGTCGCGGGTCGTGTAGAGGATCCCGGTGCCGTCCGGGGTGAAGAACGCGCCCCCGGTGTTCGGGATCTCGTCGTCGAGGGTGACGCCCGTCTCCAGGTCGCGCACACGTACGGTGTAGAGCTCGTCGCCCTCGAAATCGGTCGACCACAGCAGCTTCGTCGCATCGTCGGAGGTGTCGAACGCGCCGAGCGAGAAGAACTCGTGCCCCTCCGCCTCGGCGTTGCCGTCCAGCAGGACGACCTCGCCGGGCACCGGCACCCCCGGCTCGAGCCGCGGGGGCGTCCAGTCGCCTTCGAGAGCGGCGGCGCGGCAGTGGATGCCGTACTGCGCGCCTTCCTCGGTGCGGCTGTAATACCACCAGTCTCCGCGTCGCGTCGGCACGGAGAGGTCGGTCTCCTGGACCCGGCCCTTGATCTCCTGGAACAGCGTCTCCCGCAGATCTGCAAGGTGTGCGGTCTCGGCTTCGGTGTGCGCGTTCTCCGCCTCCAGGTGCGCGATGACCTCGGGGGAGTCCTTGGCTCGCAGCCACTCGTACGGGTCGTCGACCGTGTCGCCGTGGTGTGTGCGGAGGGTGGAACGGCGGGCGGCGATCGGGGCATCAGTCACCGTCCCACGCTATCCCAGGTCGAGTTGACCGGCACGGGGGACGGTGGCAGGATTTACCGGGGCCGGTAAACGGAAGTCAAACCCACGGTGAACTCTTCGTTCGTCACGTCGATCCCGTCGACATCTCCCTCTTCCTCAAGACCGAAAGCGAACGGTGGAAACCGCAGCCCTCATCGTCGTGCTCGTCATCGCGCTGGCACTCTTCTTCGATTTCACGAACGGGTTTCACGACACCGCGAACGCGATGGCGACGCCCATCGCGACCGGAGCGCTCAAGCCCAAGACCGCGGTGCTCCTGGCCGCCCTGCTGAACCTCGTCGGCGCCTTCCTGTCGACGGAGGTGTCCAAGACCATCTCCGGCGGCATCATCCAGGAGGATGCCATCATCGCCGCAGGGGCGGAGTTGTTCCTCTCGCTGATCTTCGCCGGACTCATCGGCGCGATCACCTGGAACATGCTGACCTGGCTGCTCGGCCTCCCGTCCAGCTCCTCCCACGCCCTCTTCGGTGGTCTGATCGGTGCGACGCTCGTGGGCGCCGGCCTCGGCGGCATCGATTTCGGCGCCGTGCTGTCGAAGATCGTCCTCCCCGCTCTCATCGCCCCGATCACCGCCGGGATCATCGCGTACGTCGCGACGAAGATCGCCTACTCGATCACCCGGCGCTACGACGGCAAGCCCGACGGGCGCGACGGCTTCCGCTGGGGTCAGATCTTCACGTCGTCCCTCGTCGCGCTCGCCCACGGGACCAACGACGCACAGAAGACGATGGGCGTCATTACCCTCGCGATGATCACGATCGGCTGGCAGTCCGGTGCGCACCACGAGCCCGAGCTCTGGGTCATCGTCGCCTGTGCGTTCACGATCGCCCTCGGCACGTATCTCGGCGGCTGGCGCATCATCCGTACGCTGGGCAAGGGCCTGACCGACGTGAAGCCGGCTCAGGGCTTCGCGGCCGAGAGCTCGACGGCGGCCACGATCCTCGCCTCCAGCGCCCTCGGCTTCGCCCTCTCCACCACGCAGGTGGCCTCGGGATCGGTCATCGGATCGGGTCTCGGTCGCCGCGGCTCGACGGTCCGCTGGCGGACGGCCGGTCGCATCGGCGTCGGCTGGCTGCTGACCCTGCCCGCGGCCGGAGGGGTCGGCGCCCTGGCGGCGCTGCTCGTCGTCTGGCTCGGTCCCTGGGGTGTGGCCATCGATGCCGTGCTCGCCGTGGTGATCATCCTCGGGCTGTACATGCGTTCCCGGCGCAACGCCGTCACCCCGGCCAACGCCATGAGCGACGTCGCCGAGTCCCACCTCGCGGTCGAGGTCCCGGATACACCGCCGCCCACGCGTCGCCAGCAGCGCATCGCCCAGGCGAAGGCGGAGGCGAAGGCCCGCGCCGAGGCCAAGGAGAAGGCGAAGGCCGAAGCCAAGGACAAGGCGAAGAAGAAGGCCAAGGCCAAGGCCGACGCGAAGGCCGCGAAGACCGGCAGCGTCTCCTCGTCCGACGCGTCGCAGAACGGGGACTCGGCATGAACGTCACGATCGACTGGATCGCCTTTCTGCAGGTGTTCGCTGCCGCGCTCATCGGCGCCGCTGCCATCGTCACCTTCTACGCCCTGGGGCTGCGTCTGCTCGTGCGCAGCGGACGAGCGCCCGTCGTCAGCCCCGCGGAGTTCACCGATGCCATCACGGTGATCTCCGAGAAGGAGCTCAAGCGGGCCGCAAAGCAGGCGGCGAAGGCAGCGAGGAAGAGCCCGCTCACCGAAGGGCAGAAGACCCTCGCCCTCGTGGGCGCCTACGGCTGCTTCGTGCTCTGCGGGGCCGCGGTCATCGCCGGCATCCTGCTCATCGTCGTCGGCCACTGAGCGTCCGGCGCGCCAAGGGGGAGCGTCGGCGCCCGCCCGTAGGCTGAGGGCATGTCCGCACTCAACGGAACGCCCCCGGTCTTCGGCCGGTACGCCCCCGCGTCCCATGTCCTGATCCATGTCAGTGACCCGCACTTCCTGGCCGGCGGTGCCGCGCTGGGGGGACGGTACGACGTCGAGCGCACGTTCGCGCGGACGCTCGAGGCGATCCGCGCCGTGCATCCCGCTCCCGCCGCCATCGTGATCACCGGGGACCTCGCCGACCTCGGCGAGCCGGATGCGTACCGCCGGCTCCGGGCCGCGATCGAGCCGGTCGCCGCCGAGCTCGGCGCTCCCGTGGTCTGGGTCGCGGGCAACCACGACGAGCGCCCGGCGCTGCGCGAAGCGCTCCTCGACGGCGAGCCCACCGAAGAGCCGGTCACCGGGGTCTGGGATATCGACGGGCTGCGGCTCGTGG includes:
- a CDS encoding S9 family peptidase, with protein sequence MTDAPIAARRSTLRTHHGDTVDDPYEWLRAKDSPEVIAHLEAENAHTEAETAHLADLRETLFQEIKGRVQETDLSVPTRRGDWWYYSRTEEGAQYGIHCRAAALEGDWTPPRLEPGVPVPGEVVLLDGNAEAEGHEFFSLGAFDTSDDATKLLWSTDFEGDELYTVRVRDLETGVTLDDEIPNTGGAFFTPDGTGILYTTRDDAWRPDTLWLHRLGTPVSDDITLFHEPDEKFWLGAGITRSRRYLVIGVGSSITSEEYLVDLAGDITAEPRTVWPRREGVEYSLEHAVVDGEDRLLILHNDDALDFELVSVAADDPQGERRVVVAHQPGRRLLGVDAFRDFATVEYRSEGLERVGLLDYATDAVEELRFDEPLYSAGVSGNPEWHSPFLRLGYTSFVTPGTVYELDLATRELVLRKQVTVLGDYDPADYGQRREWATAEDGTRVPISLVWKRSFGEPGATARPVHLYGYGSYEHSIDPGFSVARLSELDRGVVFAVAHVRGGGEMGRQWYEEGKLLHKRNTFTDFVACARHLVDEGTTTPAQLVAEGGSAGGLLMGAVANLAPELFAGILAAVPFVDALTTILDPSLPLTVIEWDEWGDPLHDPEVYAYMKSYTPYENVRDGVEYPRILAVTSLNDTRVLYVEPAKWVARLREAGAEDVLLKCEMVAGHGGVSGRYNSWRERAFELAWLLDTLHLA
- a CDS encoding inorganic phosphate transporter is translated as METAALIVVLVIALALFFDFTNGFHDTANAMATPIATGALKPKTAVLLAALLNLVGAFLSTEVSKTISGGIIQEDAIIAAGAELFLSLIFAGLIGAITWNMLTWLLGLPSSSSHALFGGLIGATLVGAGLGGIDFGAVLSKIVLPALIAPITAGIIAYVATKIAYSITRRYDGKPDGRDGFRWGQIFTSSLVALAHGTNDAQKTMGVITLAMITIGWQSGAHHEPELWVIVACAFTIALGTYLGGWRIIRTLGKGLTDVKPAQGFAAESSTAATILASSALGFALSTTQVASGSVIGSGLGRRGSTVRWRTAGRIGVGWLLTLPAAGGVGALAALLVVWLGPWGVAIDAVLAVVIILGLYMRSRRNAVTPANAMSDVAESHLAVEVPDTPPPTRRQQRIAQAKAEAKARAEAKEKAKAEAKDKAKKKAKAKADAKAAKTGSVSSSDASQNGDSA